One Romboutsia sp. 13368 genomic window carries:
- a CDS encoding sugar transferase, translating into MPQLFNILKGDMSIVGPRPVILEEVELIE; encoded by the coding sequence ATACCACAACTTTTTAATATATTAAAAGGTGATATGAGTATAGTTGGACCAAGACCAGTTATATTAGAAGAAGTTGAATTAATAGAGT
- a CDS encoding lipid II flippase MurJ produces MTSVALIFYSIGMIGFGLRDILGKVFYSLQDTKTPMINGVIAMVLNIILNILFVKFTNMQLAGLAFATSISALXXXMFNSLKKKIGDFGEEKIIRTTLKSIISAIVMGV; encoded by the coding sequence ATGACATCAGTAGCTCTTATATTCTACTCAATAGGTATGATTGGATTTGGACTTAGAGATATATTAGGTAAAGTATTCTATTCATTACAAGATACTAAAACTCCTATGATTAATGGAGTTATAGCTATGGTTTTAAATATAATACTTAATATATTATTTGTTAAATTTACTAATATGCAATTAGCAGGGCTTGCATTTGCAACTAGCATATCAGCTTTATNNNNNNNAATGTTTAATAGTCTTAAGAAAAAGATTGGAGATTTTGGAGAAGAAAAAATAATAAGAACTACATTAAAGTCTATAATATCAGCTATAGTTATGGGAGTTG
- a CDS encoding YveK family protein yields the protein REYFXIIKKRFWIIALLAVISAVISGVISFFMLNPVYEAKSTLIVNTEKNEDTQMITGDQFNVTQKLAVTYGEIIKSRTVLEQVINKLNLDVEXEELVNXVTVS from the coding sequence AGAGAATATTTTGYAATTATTAAAAAAAGATTTTGGATAATAGCTCTTTTAGCAGTTATATCAGCAGTAATCAGTGGTGTAATAAGCTTTTTTATGCTAAATCCAGTATATGAAGCAAAATCAACTTTAATAGTAAATACTGAAAAAAATGAAGACACTCAGATGATTACAGGAGATCAATTTAATGTTACTCAAAAACTTGCAGTAACTTATGGGGAGATAATAAAGTCTAGAACAGTTTTAGAACAAGTAATAAATAAGTTAAATTTAGATGTTGAGWATGAAGAATTAGTAAATARTGTAACAGTATC
- the rseP gene encoding RIP metalloprotease RseP, with protein sequence MTIIAAIILFGIIVFIHELGHFLFAKKAGVKIHEFSIGMGPKIYSKQKGETKYSLRLLPLGGYVSMEGEDGESKDPNSFGAKTVLQRASIIFAGPFFNIILTILLLIPVFSYMGTPSNSNVLGQVLENTPAIEAGLKPNDKIIEINGNKINNWEDIVNNIQGENLKTLEIKVERDNTTKDITVTPEKNEEGKYVIGITPVYDKSILKSVPRAFIATWDMIKQMLLFVVQLFTGTVPGGFENSVAGPVGVISIVSDAAKVGIINVVYIGAVISLNLGILNLLPIPALDGGRLLFLLIEAIRGKKMDPNKEGMIHTVGLMLLMGFMLFVTYKDIVKLF encoded by the coding sequence GTGACTATAATAGCCGCAATAATACTATTTGGTATAATAGTATTCATACATGAACTAGGGCATTTCCTATTTGCAAAAAAAGCAGGAGTAAAAATACACGAATTTTCAATAGGTATGGGACCTAAAATATATAGCAAACAAAAAGGAGAAACTAAGTACTCACTAAGACTTTTACCACTTGGTGGATATGTTAGTATGGAAGGTGAAGATGGAGAATCAAAGGATCCTAACTCATTTGGAGCAAAAACTGTTCTTCAAAGAGCAAGCATAATATTTGCAGGACCATTTTTCAATATAATATTAACTATATTACTTCTTATACCTGTATTTTCATATATGGGTACTCCAAGTAATAGTAATGTATTAGGTCAAGTTTTAGAAAATACACCTGCAATAGAAGCAGGACTTAAGCCTAATGATAAAATAATAGAAATTAACGGAAATAAAATAAACAATTGGGAAGATATAGTAAATAACATACAGGGTGAAAACTTAAAAACATTAGAGATAAAAGTAGAAAGAGACAACACTACTAAAGATATAACTGTAACACCAGAAAAAAATGAAGAAGGTAAATATGTTATAGGAATAACACCAGTATACGACAAAAGTATATTAAAATCAGTACCAAGAGCTTTTATAGCAACTTGGGATATGATAAAACAAATGTTACTATTTGTAGTTCAACTATTTACAGGAACAGTACCTGGTGGATTTGAAAACTCAGTAGCAGGACCTGTAGGAGTTATAAGTATAGTTTCAGATGCAGCTAAGGTGGGTATAATAAACGTTGTGTATATAGGAGCAGTAATAAGTTTAAACTTAGGTATACTTAACTTACTTCCAATACCAGCACTTGATGGAGGAAGATTATTATTCTTACTTATAGAAGCAATAAGAGGTAAGAAAATGGACCCTAACAAAGAAGGAATGATACACACTGTAGGTCTTATGTTACTTATGGGATTTATGCTATTTGTAACATACAAAGATATAGTAAAACTGTTTTAA
- a CDS encoding phosphatidate cytidylyltransferase produces MLTRVLAALALVPLLIFILIGGVPLYIAEIAILAIALNEFYKAFKAKDIHPIENIGYIFIVYLGLKNIFNLGADYTYVVIFALFIYSITYILRCKRNIIDIVITFFSLFYVAISIDFIVLTINRLPQGSIYVWTIFIVAFLTDTFAYFTGYLFGKHKLIPKVSPKKTIEGSIGGIIGSTVGCIIFAYLFKLDMTVMVIIGSLGSIIAQFGDLFASSIKRYVGIKDYGKLIPGHGGVLDRFDSVILVAPFVYYAIMIFSK; encoded by the coding sequence ATGCTTACAAGAGTTTTAGCTGCATTAGCATTAGTGCCATTACTTATATTTATTTTAATTGGTGGAGTACCATTATATATAGCAGAAATAGCAATACTTGCTATAGCTTTAAATGAATTTTATAAAGCCTTTAAGGCAAAAGATATACATCCTATAGAGAATATAGGTTATATATTTATAGTATATTTAGGTTTAAAAAATATATTTAACTTAGGAGCAGATTATACTTATGTAGTAATATTTGCACTATTTATATACTCTATAACTTATATACTAAGATGCAAAAGAAATATAATTGATATAGTAATAACATTTTTCAGTTTGTTTTATGTAGCTATATCAATAGACTTTATAGTTCTTACTATAAATAGATTACCTCAAGGATCTATTTATGTTTGGACAATATTTATAGTAGCATTTCTTACTGATACCTTTGCGTACTTTACAGGATATTTATTTGGAAAGCATAAGCTAATACCAAAGGTTAGTCCTAAAAAGACAATAGAAGGAAGTATTGGTGGAATAATAGGAAGTACAGTTGGATGTATAATATTTGCGTACTTATTCAAACTAGATATGACTGTTATGGTAATCATAGGTAGTTTAGGAAGTATAATAGCTCAGTTTGGTGATTTATTCGCATCATCTATAAAAAGATATGTTGGGATAAAAGATTATGGTAAATTAATACCAGGCCATGGTGGAGTATTAGACAGATTTGATAGTGTAATATTAGTTGCACCATTTGTATATTATGCAATAATGATATTTAGTAAATAA
- a CDS encoding isoprenyl transferase, whose product MNSYDINLEKVPTHIAIIMDGNGRWAKSRFLPRTAGHKAGVEAIREVIKECQRLGVKHLTLYAFSTENWKRPKLEVDTLMTLLATYLAKEAKELHANNVKITAIGDISKLPKNCVEELNSAFELTKDNTGVNLNLALNYGSRDDIKNAIIDIVNDAKCGKIDIENINENTIKNYLDTKSIPDPDLIIRTSGEQRLSNFLMWEAAYSEFYFTDIHWPDFSSKELQKAIYVYQNRDRRFGGLSK is encoded by the coding sequence ATGAATAGTTATGACATAAATTTAGAAAAAGTGCCTACTCATATAGCTATAATAATGGATGGAAATGGGAGATGGGCTAAGTCTAGATTCCTTCCAAGAACTGCAGGACATAAAGCGGGGGTAGAAGCAATAAGAGAAGTAATAAAAGAATGTCAAAGATTAGGGGTAAAACACTTAACTTTATATGCTTTTTCAACAGAGAACTGGAAAAGACCTAAACTTGAAGTTGATACACTTATGACTCTTTTAGCTACTTATTTAGCAAAAGAAGCAAAAGAATTACATGCAAATAATGTAAAAATTACAGCAATAGGTGATATATCAAAGCTTCCTAAAAATTGTGTAGAAGAGTTAAACAGTGCATTTGAACTAACTAAAGACAATACTGGAGTTAACTTAAATCTTGCTCTAAATTATGGAAGTAGAGACGACATAAAAAATGCAATAATTGATATAGTAAATGATGCAAAATGTGGTAAAATAGATATAGAAAACATAAATGAAAACACTATAAAAAACTATTTAGATACAAAGTCTATACCAGATCCAGACTTAATAATAAGAACTAGTGGAGAACAAAGACTAAGTAACTTCTTAATGTGGGAAGCTGCATACTCTGAATTTTACTTCACTGATATACACTGGCCAGATTTTAGTAGCAAAGAACTTCAAAAGGCAATATATGTATATCAAAATAGGGACAGACGATTTGGAGGACTAAGCAAGTAG
- the frr gene encoding ribosome recycling factor → MKLDVHKQLEAKMTKTIDALKHEYTTIRAGRANAQMLDKVRVDYYGSLTPVNQLAAISVPEPRTLMINPWDKSSMAEIEKAIRNSDLGLNPSNDGQVIRIAVPALTEERRKELAKRVHKVAEEFKVRLRNERRDANDALKKMEKDGELTEDELKRAQDEVQKITDKFIKEIDAVASAKEKDIMEV, encoded by the coding sequence ATGAAATTAGATGTACATAAGCAATTAGAAGCTAAAATGACTAAAACTATAGATGCATTAAAGCACGAATACACAACTATAAGAGCAGGAAGAGCAAATGCTCAAATGTTAGATAAAGTAAGAGTTGACTACTACGGATCATTAACTCCAGTAAACCAATTAGCTGCTATATCAGTTCCAGAACCAAGAACATTAATGATAAACCCTTGGGATAAATCTTCTATGGCTGAAATAGAAAAAGCTATAAGAAACTCTGACTTAGGACTTAATCCAAGTAACGATGGTCAAGTTATAAGAATAGCTGTTCCAGCTTTAACAGAAGAAAGAAGAAAAGAATTAGCTAAGAGAGTTCACAAAGTTGCTGAAGAATTCAAAGTTAGACTTAGAAATGAAAGAAGAGATGCAAATGATGCATTAAAGAAAATGGAAAAAGACGGAGAATTAACTGAAGACGAATTAAAGAGAGCACAAGATGAAGTTCAAAAAATAACTGATAAATTCATAAAAGAAATAGATGCAGTTGCTTCAGCTAAAGAAAAGGATATAATGGAGGTATAA
- the pyrH gene encoding UMP kinase codes for MKPMYKRVLLKLSGEALSGDKGFGINNDVVNEIAVAIKKIQEVGVEVSVVVGGGNFWRGRTSEGMDRTTADYIGMLATVMNSMALQDALENIDVQTRVQTAIEMRQIAEPYIRRKAVRHLEKDRVVIFGAGTGNPYFSTDTAAALRAAEMEAEVILLAKNVDAVYDKDPKVHADAVKFDELTYIEVLQRELKVMDSTATSLCMDNQIPIHVFELSTDNIIKAVMGEKIGTVVR; via the coding sequence ATGAAACCAATGTATAAAAGAGTACTGTTAAAACTTAGTGGTGAAGCACTATCAGGGGATAAAGGTTTTGGCATAAACAATGACGTTGTAAACGAAATAGCAGTAGCAATAAAGAAAATTCAAGAAGTAGGCGTTGAAGTATCTGTAGTTGTTGGTGGTGGAAACTTCTGGAGAGGTAGAACATCAGAAGGTATGGACAGAACTACAGCAGACTATATAGGTATGCTTGCAACTGTTATGAACTCTATGGCACTTCAAGATGCACTTGAAAACATTGACGTTCAAACTAGAGTTCAAACTGCTATAGAAATGAGACAAATAGCAGAACCATATATAAGAAGAAAAGCGGTTAGACACTTAGAGAAAGACAGAGTAGTTATATTTGGTGCTGGAACAGGAAATCCATATTTCTCAACTGACACAGCTGCAGCTTTAAGAGCGGCTGAAATGGAAGCAGAAGTTATACTACTTGCTAAAAATGTTGATGCAGTATACGATAAAGACCCTAAAGTACATGCTGATGCAGTTAAATTCGATGAATTAACTTATATAGAAGTTTTACAAAGAGAGCTAAAAGTAATGGACTCTACAGCAACATCTTTATGTATGGATAACCAAATACCTATACATGTATTTGAATTATCTACAGATAACATAATAAAAGCTGTTATGGGTGAAAAAATAGGTACTGTAGTAAGATAA
- the tsf gene encoding translation elongation factor Ts — MAITAQMVKELRENTGAGMMDCKKALQEAEGNMERAVDILREKGLSKAAKKADRIAAEGLVAIELNEDNTVASMVEVNSETDFVAKNEDFKTFVKDAAMMALATDKEDVAGLLAETHNEGIALSEVLNNRIATIGEKLDVRRFVKIATEGQVAGYIHGGGKIGVLVEMITTAKDAEVIAMGRDIAMQVAAMNPKYVSRDDVDQEYIAHETEILTQQALNEGKPANIVEKMIKGRLEKQLKEVCLLEQPFVKNGDLTIKALVAETAKKVGADITLGRVVRFEVGEGIEKKEENFAEEVAKQLK; from the coding sequence ATGGCTATAACTGCACAAATGGTTAAAGAGTTAAGAGAAAACACTGGCGCTGGAATGATGGACTGTAAGAAAGCTTTACAAGAAGCTGAAGGAAACATGGAAAGAGCTGTAGATATATTAAGAGAAAAAGGATTATCTAAAGCTGCTAAGAAAGCTGATAGAATAGCTGCTGAAGGATTAGTTGCTATAGAATTAAATGAAGATAACACAGTTGCTTCTATGGTAGAAGTTAACTCTGAAACTGACTTCGTTGCTAAAAACGAAGATTTCAAAACTTTCGTTAAGGATGCTGCTATGATGGCTTTAGCTACTGATAAAGAAGACGTAGCTGGATTATTAGCTGAAACTCACAACGAAGGAATAGCTTTATCTGAAGTATTAAACAACAGAATAGCTACAATAGGAGAAAAATTAGACGTAAGAAGATTCGTTAAGATAGCTACAGAAGGACAAGTAGCTGGATACATCCACGGTGGTGGAAAAATAGGTGTTTTAGTTGAAATGATAACAACTGCTAAAGATGCAGAAGTTATAGCTATGGGAAGAGATATAGCTATGCAAGTTGCAGCTATGAACCCTAAATATGTTTCAAGAGACGATGTAGATCAAGAATACATAGCTCACGAAACTGAAATATTAACTCAACAAGCTTTAAATGAAGGAAAGCCAGCTAACATAGTTGAGAAAATGATAAAAGGTAGACTTGAAAAACAATTAAAAGAAGTTTGCTTATTAGAACAACCATTCGTTAAGAACGGAGATTTAACAATAAAAGCTTTAGTTGCAGAAACTGCTAAGAAAGTAGGAGCTGACATAACTTTAGGAAGAGTTGTTAGATTCGAAGTTGGAGAAGGTATAGAAAAGAAAGAAGAAAACTTTGCTGAAGAAGTTGCTAAGCAACTTAAGTAA
- the rpsB gene encoding 30S ribosomal protein S2, whose amino-acid sequence MSVISMKQLLEAGVHFGHQTRRWNPKMAQYIFTERNGIYIIDLQKTVKKAEEAYKAMKEVAETGKPILFVGTKKQAQEAIKEEAERCGMFYVNERWLGGMLTNHKTIQTRINKLRELEKMEAEGVFEVLPKKEVIKLRAEKEKLEKYLNGMKDMPELPGAMFVVDPRKENIAIQEAHRLGIPVFGIVDTNCDPEELDYAIPGNDDAIRAVKLITGAMANAIIEARQGAEEEVEAEQE is encoded by the coding sequence ATGTCAGTAATATCAATGAAACAATTACTAGAAGCTGGTGTACACTTCGGACACCAAACAAGAAGATGGAACCCTAAGATGGCTCAATATATATTCACAGAAAGAAACGGAATATATATAATAGACTTACAAAAAACAGTTAAGAAAGCTGAAGAAGCTTACAAGGCTATGAAAGAAGTAGCTGAAACTGGAAAGCCAATMTTATTCGTAGGTACTAAGAAACAAGCTCAAGAAGCTATAAAAGAAGAAGCTGAAAGATGTGGAATGTTCTACGTTAACGAAAGATGGTTAGGTGGAATGTTAACAAACCACAAAACTATACAAACTAGAATAAACAAATTAAGAGAATTAGAAAAAATGGAAGCTGAAGGTGTATTCGAAGTTCTTCCTAAGAAAGAAGTTATAAAATTAAGAGCTGAAAAAGAAAAGCTTGAAAAATACTTAAACGGTATGAAGGATATGCCTGAATTACCAGGAGCTATGTTCGTAGTAGACCCAAGAAAAGAAAACATAGCAATACAAGAAGCTCACAGATTAGGTATACCAGTATTCGGTATAGTTGATACTAACTGTGACCCAGAAGAATTAGACTACGCTATACCAGGAAACGATGACGCTATAAGAGCTGTTAAGTTAATAACTGGTGCTATGGCTAACGCTATAATAGAAGCTAGACAAGGTGCTGAAGAAGAAGTAGAAGCTGAGCAAGAATAA
- a CDS encoding D-alanyl-D-alanine carboxypeptidase family protein: protein MRKRLKKLLLLTFVLILSLPTFSYCDDNNKVDRYSRSSILIDQNTNRVMFEKDPDAKRPLASLSKMMTFLIAIEAIENKEVNKNDIITIDNDIARVKGSSYHLKVGEKVPLYELMKGLMIVSGNDASIAIAKHISKDVDTFVNRMNEKAKELGMTNTTFVNPNGLPIYNLQNPKEPPKENISTARDIAKLGKYMFDNYEKEVTAITDMQVYSYPERGFQKNNTNALLGIIPAVDGIKTGYTGNAGYCLAFSMVVDKDEKNEIRHRMIGVVLGANHKEKRLSASLSLLRYGKDNFSTKKVMEKDQLIGKKYINGLEELEVVLKSKDELYATLKNTENLNSQITLKELKYPVKKGDTIGVIKYFTETGQVIGSVDVISANDIDNASLVTKIKMIFTD, encoded by the coding sequence TTGAGAAAGAGACTTAAAAAATTACTACTATTAACCTTTGTATTAATACTATCTCTACCTACTTTTAGTTATTGTGATGACAACAATAAAGTAGACAGATACTCTAGATCATCAATACTTATAGACCAAAATACAAATAGAGTAATGTTTGAAAAAGATCCAGATGCAAAAAGACCACTGGCCAGTCTTAGTAAAATGATGACATTTTTAATTGCTATAGAAGCTATAGAAAACAAAGAAGTAAATAAAAATGACATTATAACAATAGACAATGACATAGCAAGGGTAAAGGGATCTAGTTATCACTTAAAAGTAGGCGAAAAAGTACCTCTTTATGAGCTTATGAAGGGACTTATGATAGTATCAGGAAATGATGCATCAATAGCAATAGCAAAACACATAAGTAAAGATGTAGACACTTTTGTAAACAGAATGAATGAAAAAGCGAAGGAGTTAGGTATGACAAATACAACATTTGTAAATCCTAATGGACTTCCAATATACAATCTTCAAAATCCTAAAGAACCTCCAAAGGAAAACATATCTACAGCAAGGGATATAGCTAAACTTGGAAAGTATATGTTTGATAACTATGAAAAAGAAGTAACAGCTATAACTGATATGCAGGTATACTCTTATCCAGAAAGAGGATTTCAAAAAAATAATACCAATGCGCTTTTAGGTATAATACCTGCAGTTGATGGTATAAAAACAGGTTACACTGGAAATGCAGGATATTGCTTAGCTTTTTCTATGGTAGTAGATAAGGATGAAAAAAATGAAATAAGACACAGAATGATAGGTGTAGTACTTGGTGCTAATCATAAAGAAAAAAGACTTTCAGCATCATTATCTTTATTAAGATATGGTAAAGATAATTTCTCTACTAAAAAGGTTATGGAAAAAGATCAACTAATAGGTAAAAAATATATAAATGGATTAGAAGAATTAGAAGTTGTATTAAAAAGTAAAGATGAACTTTATGCAACATTAAAAAACACTGAAAATTTAAATTCACAAATAACACTTAAAGAACTAAAATATCCAGTTAAAAAAGGAGATACAATAGGAGTAATAAAATACTTCACAGAAACTGGACAGGTTATAGGTAGTGTGGATGTAATAAGTGCCAATGATATTGATAATGCATCTCTAGTAACTAAAATAAAAATGATATTTACTGATTAA
- a CDS encoding potassium channel family protein, protein MKCKWSSNTNHKCICKYDADESGYCIFHKKNKSKEENEKVIKLIKENKINDFSGFAFEEKFNINEIIGYPYEELNFTETTFIKEALFNNYIFNGKVIFNNTNFLEFTTFINSQFRYSVTFNNAIFNPRHSNKKIFMGVIFTGQNLVMNSVHNLPRMDGIKFDEYTKFILLDVDYEKEHYINGKINYRIARNQANKIGDHERIGYYYYKERVYGSKSMKVEDYPTYRDYLSSKFFDALSKYTVGYGERPWNVLIVSIVTVSVFALLYMFIGIETLNNELIGISMSTLKNYSLTEIIDTYIDLWYFSMVTFTTVGYGDMIVTSAIGKILVSLEVFLGVTIAASWTSVIIKRMIR, encoded by the coding sequence ATGAAGTGTAAATGGTCATCAAATACAAACCACAAATGTATATGCAAATATGATGCAGATGAAAGTGGCTATTGCATATTTCATAAAAAAAATAAAAGCAAAGAAGAAAATGAAAAAGTAATAAAACTTATAAAAGAAAACAAGATAAATGATTTTAGTGGCTTTGCATTTGAAGAGAAATTTAATATAAATGAAATTATAGGTTATCCATACGAAGAATTAAATTTTACAGAGACTACCTTTATAAAGGAAGCTTTATTTAATAATTATATATTTAATGGGAAAGTAATATTTAATAACACAAACTTTTTAGAATTTACTACATTTATAAATAGTCAGTTTAGGTATAGTGTGACATTTAACAATGCAATATTTAACCCAAGACACTCAAATAAAAAAATATTCATGGGCGTTATATTTACGGGCCAAAATTTAGTAATGAACTCTGTACACAATCTTCCTAGAATGGATGGAATAAAGTTTGATGAATATACAAAATTTATACTACTAGATGTAGATTATGAAAAAGAACACTATATAAATGGAAAGATAAATTATAGAATAGCTAGAAATCAAGCTAATAAAATAGGGGATCACGAAAGAATAGGTTACTACTATTATAAAGAAAGAGTTTACGGATCTAAAAGTATGAAAGTAGAAGATTATCCAACCTATAGAGATTATCTATCATCTAAATTTTTTGATGCACTTTCAAAATACACTGTAGGTTATGGTGAAAGACCATGGAATGTATTAATAGTAAGTATAGTCACTGTAAGTGTATTTGCACTTTTATATATGTTTATAGGAATAGAAACTTTAAATAATGAGCTTATAGGAATAAGTATGAGTACATTAAAAAATTACTCGTTAACAGAAATTATAGATACATATATAGACCTTTGGTATTTTAGCATGGTTACATTCACTACAGTTGGATATGGTGATATGATAGTAACATCTGCAATAGGAAAAATATTAGTAAGCCTTGAAGTTTTTTTGGGTGTAACAATAGCTGCATCATGGACATCTGTAATAATAAAAAGGATGATAAGGTAG
- a CDS encoding DEAD/DEAH box helicase: MNFKNLGISESIVNVLSKNGISTPTPIQEESISIIKNGSDVIAQAQTGTGKTLAFLLPLFENISTNDNNIQGLILTPTRELAIQITEEAMKLKEGKDINILAAYGGKDISAQLNKLKRNIHLVIATPGRLIDHIMRGTINLKNLKTVVFDEADEMLFMGFKNDIETIMKDVPKKSQVLCFSATMDSAVKKLAYRYMKDPAVIAIKSKEVTLDNIIQEVVETTDRHKQDALCKCLDNDNPFLSIIFCRTKARVDKLEEDLARRGYNCAKIHSDVKQSKRERIMKSFRNADLQYLIATDVAARGIDVTGVTHIYNYDIPETVESYIHRIGRCGRAGEKGYTCLFIDPKNQSMLEEIEKTIKFNIPKRQLID, encoded by the coding sequence ATGAATTTCAAAAACTTAGGAATTAGTGAAAGCATAGTAAATGTTTTATCAAAAAATGGTATATCAACACCAACTCCTATACAAGAAGAAAGTATTTCTATAATAAAAAATGGTAGTGATGTTATAGCTCAGGCTCAAACAGGAACTGGTAAGACTTTAGCATTTTTACTTCCACTGTTTGAAAATATATCTACTAATGATAATAATATACAAGGACTTATTTTAACTCCTACAAGAGAGCTTGCTATTCAAATAACTGAAGAGGCTATGAAGTTAAAAGAAGGAAAAGATATAAATATATTAGCTGCATATGGAGGAAAGGATATTTCAGCCCAGTTAAATAAGCTAAAGAGAAATATTCACTTAGTTATAGCTACTCCAGGTAGACTTATAGATCATATAATGAGAGGTACTATAAATCTTAAAAATTTAAAGACTGTAGTATTTGATGAAGCAGATGAAATGCTATTTATGGGTTTTAAAAATGATATAGAAACTATAATGAAGGATGTTCCTAAAAAATCTCAAGTTTTATGTTTCTCAGCTACTATGGATTCTGCTGTTAAAAAACTTGCTTATAGATATATGAAAGATCCTGCTGTTATAGCTATAAAATCTAAGGAAGTTACTTTAGATAATATAATACAAGAGGTTGTTGAAACTACAGATAGACACAAGCAAGATGCTCTATGTAAGTGTTTAGATAATGATAATCCATTCTTATCAATAATCTTCTGTAGAACTAAGGCTAGAGTTGATAAACTTGAAGAGGACTTAGCTAGACGTGGATATAACTGCGCTAAGATACATAGTGATGTTAAACAATCTAAACGTGAGCGTATAATGAAATCCTTTAGAAATGCTGATTTACAGTATTTAATTGCAACTGATGTTGCTGCTCGTGGTATAGATGTTACAGGTGTTACTCATATATACAATTATGATATACCTGAAACTGTAGAATCTTATATTCACCGTATAGGTAGATGTGGTAGGGCTGGTGAAAAAGGATATACTTGCCTTTTCATAGATCCTAAAAATCAATCTATGTTAGAAGAAATCGAAAAAACTATTAAATTTAATATACCAAAAAGACAACTTATTGATTAA
- a CDS encoding 3D domain-containing protein produces the protein MRKNLFKFLLVLTVMFTMGVTNIFADSTGVVTASKLNVRKGPSTKYSRIGSLYKNKSVTILEESNGWYKINLNGKEGWVSKQYIKKTGQSTSNNSSVDNNDSQVVRTMSVVASAYTGYSTTSTGQKPVWGTIAVDPKVIPYGTKVYIPQFGRTFIANNTGGAIKGNKIDIFMNTKKECYNWGRKTIEIQILG, from the coding sequence ATGAGGAAAAATTTATTTAAATTTTTGTTAGTATTGACAGTAATGTTTACAATGGGAGTAACTAACATATTTGCTGACAGCACTGGAGTTGTTACAGCATCAAAGTTAAACGTAAGAAAAGGACCATCTACTAAATACAGTAGAATAGGAAGTTTATATAAAAATAAAAGTGTAACAATATTAGAAGAAAGCAATGGATGGTATAAGATAAACTTAAATGGAAAAGAAGGATGGGTAAGTAAACAGTATATAAAGAAAACTGGACAATCTACTTCTAACAATTCTTCAGTAGATAATAACGATAGTCAAGTAGTGCGTACAATGAGTGTAGTAGCTTCGGCTTACACTGGATACTCAACAACTTCAACAGGTCAAAAACCTGTGTGGGGAACTATAGCTGTTGACCCAAAAGTTATACCATATGGAACTAAAGTTTACATACCTCAGTTTGGAAGAACTTTTATAGCAAATAATACTGGTGGTGCTATAAAAGGAAATAAAATAGATATATTTATGAATACTAAAAARGAATGCTACAACTGGGGAAGAAAAACTATAGAAATACAAATACTAGGATAG